In Massilia violaceinigra, one DNA window encodes the following:
- the dusA gene encoding tRNA dihydrouridine(20/20a) synthase DusA gives MKSSTYRSRRVSVAPMMDWTDRHCRKFHRQITRHTWLYTEMVTTGALVYGDVERHLRFNEEEHPVALQLGGSDPADLATSAKLGQQWGYDEINLNCGCPSERVQKGAFGACLMAEPQLVADCVKAMRDAVTIDVTVKHRIGIDRNEEYGFVRDFVGTIADAGCNTFIVHARNAILKGLSPKENREIPPLKYEVAYQLKREFPDLEIIINGGIKTSDEIALHLAHVDGVMMGREAYHNPYVMAEYDARFYGDTAPVKTREEVLAAMIPYIQAQLEQHAARGLKLNTITRHMLGLMAGLGGARSFRQVMSDPKRLAAADPHLLLEAAAGMRRAS, from the coding sequence ATGAAATCAAGCACTTACCGAAGCAGAAGAGTCTCTGTCGCGCCGATGATGGACTGGACCGACCGGCACTGCCGCAAGTTCCACCGCCAGATCACGCGCCATACCTGGCTCTACACCGAGATGGTGACCACCGGCGCGCTGGTATACGGCGACGTCGAGCGCCATCTGCGCTTCAATGAAGAAGAGCATCCGGTCGCCCTGCAGCTGGGCGGCAGCGACCCGGCCGATCTGGCCACCAGCGCCAAACTGGGCCAGCAATGGGGCTATGACGAAATCAACCTGAACTGCGGTTGCCCGTCGGAGCGGGTGCAGAAGGGCGCGTTCGGCGCTTGCCTGATGGCCGAACCGCAACTGGTGGCCGATTGCGTGAAAGCCATGCGCGACGCCGTGACCATCGACGTCACCGTCAAGCACCGCATCGGGATCGACCGCAACGAGGAATACGGTTTCGTGCGCGATTTCGTCGGCACCATCGCCGATGCCGGCTGCAACACCTTCATCGTGCACGCGCGCAATGCGATCCTGAAGGGCTTGTCGCCCAAGGAAAACCGCGAGATTCCGCCGCTCAAGTACGAGGTGGCGTACCAGCTCAAGCGCGAGTTTCCGGACCTGGAAATCATCATCAACGGCGGCATCAAGACGTCCGACGAGATCGCGCTGCACCTGGCGCATGTGGATGGCGTGATGATGGGGCGCGAGGCTTACCATAATCCGTATGTCATGGCCGAGTACGATGCGCGCTTTTACGGCGACACGGCGCCGGTCAAGACGCGCGAGGAAGTGCTGGCCGCGATGATCCCTTATATACAGGCGCAGCTGGAGCAGCATGCGGCGCGCGGCTTGAAACTGAACACCATTACGCGCCACATGCTGGGGCTGATGGCCGGGCTGGGCGGTGCGCGCAGTTTCCGCCAGGTGATGTCCGACCCGAAGCGCCTGGCCGCAGCCGATCCGCATCTGCTGCTGGAAGCGGCGGCCGGGATGCGTCGGGCGTCGTAA